One genomic segment of Manis javanica isolate MJ-LG chromosome 7, MJ_LKY, whole genome shotgun sequence includes these proteins:
- the NPS gene encoding neuropeptide S — MHVFWGYPLPPSKRNFQVSGKPDSFLIPLNSCPTRMERSEGLDFLKPVLEKTFMKRSFRNGVGMGMKKTSFPRAKS; from the exons ATGCATGTGTTTTGGGGTTATCCACTTCCACCTTCTAAG AGGAATTTCCAGGTGTCTGGAAAACCTGATTCCTTCCTCATCCCGCTGAACAGCTGCCCAACCAGGATGGAGAGGAGCGAGGGACTAGATTTTCTAAAGCCGGTTTTGGAGAAGACGTTTATGAAAAGGTCCTTTCGCAATGGGGTTGGCATGGGGATGAAAAAAACTTCCTTTCCAAGAGCAAAATCATGA